One Silene latifolia isolate original U9 population chromosome 4, ASM4854445v1, whole genome shotgun sequence DNA segment encodes these proteins:
- the LOC141653393 gene encoding LOW QUALITY PROTEIN: CLIP-associated protein (The sequence of the model RefSeq protein was modified relative to this genomic sequence to represent the inferred CDS: inserted 1 base in 1 codon; substituted 1 base at 1 genomic stop codon) produces MEEALELSRAKDTKERMAGVERLHQLLESSRKPLSSSEVTSLVDTCLDLLKDNNFRVSQGGLLALASAAVISGDNLKIHFNSLVPAVVERLGDNKQPVRDAARRLLVTLMEVSSPTLIVERAGSYAWEHKSWRVREEFARTVTSAIHLFASTELPLQRAILPPILHMLNDPNQSVREAAISCVEEMYTQIGPQFREELSRHQLPSYMIKDINARLERIEPKPKSSDGXSXTGATSEHKLANINPKRSSPKAKNPTRESSLFGGDGDVTEIPVEPVKVYSDKELVREIEKIAATLVPEKDWSVRIGAMQRVEAFVLGGATDYPSFRGLLKQLVGPLCTQLSDRRSSIVKQACHLLNFLSKELLGDFEACAEQFIPVLFKLVVITVLVIAESADNCIKTMLRNCKVARVLPRIADCAKNDKNAALRARCCDYALLVLEHWPDEPEIQRSADLYEDLIRRCVGDAVSEVRTTARACYRMFARTWPERSRRLFQSFDPVIQRIINEEDGGLHRRHASPSVRERNVPFTPQSSAPLNLPGYGTSAIVAMDRSATLASRASVSSGMLLSQSKSLDKGPDRRLESVLNSSKEKVSAIENLLRGLDMSSKNSSVRSSSLDLGVDPPSSRDPPFPFAVPASNQITSLSLDSKLSAPVENSHRNGNLALSDMFSRKNASKDVGKYSYRSGLANEPVSALSSYSGKRGSERGQERSLIEELTDIRDARRYTNSHTERQSMDAPYRDSTFRDSHSSNVPNFQRPLSRKNVTGRSISSGRRRSFDDSHFTLGETPTYTDGPSSLHDALSEGLNSTSDWSARVAAFNYIRSLLQQGAGGIQEIVQSFEKVMKLFFKHLDDPHHKVAQSALLTLSDIIPSCRKPFESYMERILPHVFSRLIDPKELVRQPCSTTLDIVSKTYGVDSLLPALLRSLDEQRSPKAKLAVIEFAISSFNKHSVTPEGAANYGILNLWLAKLTPLVHDKNNKLKENAISCFISVYTHYDPANVLNFILSLSVEEQNSLRRALKQYTPRIEVDLMNFLQSKKERQRSKSSYDPSDIVGTSSEEGYSGLSKKTSYFGRSSGNPLDCDGGRKWNSMTESTQVNHWSNQASVDETPELRHESLDSGSRNEIVSSRVKDIKYQGNHTSESLGSWNSRFECADTNEHLKVLSTPRLDTNRLRSSENIEANASFQPENGASNELFTESSNSQALIITPVSETGPSIPTILHLISSGSEGSPTRSKHAALRQLIEVSVSNDPSVWSKYFNQILTAVLEVLDDSDTSVRELSLQLIAEMLKFQKDAIEDSMEIVIEKLLHGSKDTSPRVANEAENCLTTLLAQYDPFRCLSVIVPLLITEDEKTLVTSINCLTKLVGRLSQEELLAQLPSFLPALFDAFGSQSADVRKTVVFCLVDIYIMLGKTFLPYLEGLNSTQLRLVTIYANRISQARTGTPIDATQ; encoded by the exons ATGGAGGAAGCTCTAGAACTTTCGCGAGCAAAGGACACCAAGGAGAGAATGGCGGGAGTAGAGCGTCTTCATCAACTTCTAGAATCTTCTAGAAAACCTCTTTCTTCTTCCGAAGTCACTTCTCTTGTCGACACTTGTCTAGATCTCCTCAAGGATAACAACTTTCGTGTTTCTCAAGGCGGTCTTCTTGCTCTTGCTTCCGCCGCCGTGATCTCCGGCGATAATCTTAAAATTCACTTTAATTCGCTTGTTCCTGCTGTTGTTGAGCGTCTCGGTGATAATAAGCAGCCTGTTCGGGATGCTGCGCGTCGCCTTCTTGTTACTCTCATGGAG GTTTCTTCGCCAACACTTATTGTCGAAAGAGCGGGTTCTTATGCGTGGGAGCACAAAAGTTGGAGAGTCCGGGAAGAATTTGCGCGAACAGTGACATCAGCGATCCATTTGTTTGCTTCTACTGAGCTTCCTCTCCAAAGAGCCATTCTTCCTCCT ATACTGCATATGTTGAATGATCCTAATCAAAGTGTTAGGGAGGCTGCAATATCATGCGTTGAG GAAATGTATACCCAGATTGGGCCACAGTTTCGGGAGGAACTTAGCAGGCATCAGCTTCCATCGTATATG ATAAAGgatataaatgcaaggttagagAGGATTGAACCAAAGCCAAAATCTTCTGATG GCAGTTAAACGGGTGCTACAAGTGAACATAAGCTTGCAAATATTAACCCTAAGAGAAGCAGTCCAAAAGCCAAGAATCCTACTCGTGAATCTTCTCTATTTGGAG GAGATGGCGATGTCACTGAAATACCAGTAGAACCGGTGAAAGTATACTCTGATAAGGAGCTTGTTAGAGAAATAGAAAAAATAGCTGCTACACTTGTACCAGAGAAGGATTGGTCTGTCCGGATTGGAGCCATGCAAAGAGTAGAAGCCTTTGTTCTTGGAG GCGCAACTGATTACCCAAGCTTTCGCGGGCTGCTAAAGCAACTTGTTGGTCCTTTATGCACACAGCTATCTGATCGTAGATCGAGCATTGTGAAGCAA GCTTGCCATTTGTTGAATTTTTTGTCTAAGGAATTGCTGGGGGACTTTGAGGCTTGCGCAGAGCAGTTTATtcct GTACTTTTTAAACTTGTTGTGATAACAGTACTTGTAATTGCTGAATCCGCCGATAATTGTATTAAAACG ATGTTGCGTAACTGCAAAGTTGCTCGTGTACTTCCCCGGATAGCAGACTGtgctaaaaatgataaaaatgcagCGCTGCGTGCAAG GTGCTGTGATTATGCTCTTCTTGTTCTAGAGCATTGGCCTGATGAACCTGAAATTCAGCGATCTGCTGATCTTTATGAAGATTTAATTAGACGTTGTGTGGGTGATGCAGTGAGTGAG GTACGTACAACTGCCAGAGCATGCTACAGGATGTTTGCTAGGACATGGCCGGAACGCTCTAGGCGTTTGTTTCAATCATTTGATCCTGTTATACAAAGG ATAATTAACGAGGAAGATGGGGGATTACACAGAAGACATGCTTCTCCTTCGGTCCGTGAAAGAAATGTCCCATTTACGCCCCAGTCTTCTGCTCCTCTAAATTTGCCTGGATATGGAACTTCTGCTATTGTTGCAATGGATAGGAGCGCGACTTTAGCTTCAAGAGCTTCAGTTTCTTCTGGGATGCTTCTGTCACAATCAAAATCTCTTGATAAAGGACCTGATCGTAGGTTGGAAAGTGTTTTGAATTCCAGCAAAGAGAAGGTTTCTGCTATTGAAAATTTGCTTAGAGGTCTAGATATGTCTTCAAAGAATTCATCGGTTAGATCATCTAGCCTTGACCTAG GGGTTGATCCTCCATCTTCTCGCGATCCTCCGTTTCCTTTCGCTGTTCCTGCTTCAAATCAAATCACGAGTTTGTCACTGGACTCGAAATTGTCAGCTCCCGTTGAAAATAGCCACCGCAATGGTAACCTAGCTCTCTCTGACATGTTCTCCCGGAAAAATGCTTCTAAAGATGTTGGTAAATATTCATATCGTAGTGGTCTTGCAAATGAGCCAGTGTCAGCATTGTCATCATACTCCGGCAAAAGAGGTTCTGAAAGAGGTCAAGAAAGGAGTTTAATTGAAGAGCTAACTGATATTAGGGATGCTAGAAGATACACTAATTCACACACTGAGAGGCAGTCCATGGACGCGCCTTACAGAGATTCAACTTTTCGGGATTcacattcaagtaatgttccaaATTTTCAGAGACCGCTATCAAGGAAGAATGTGACTGGACGAAGTATATCCTCGGGTAGGAGGAGGAGTTTTGATGATAGCCATTTTACTTTAGGTGAGACACCAACCTATACTGATGGCCCGTCTTCTCTTCATGATGCTCTGAGTGAAGGTCTGAATTCAACTTCAGATTGGTCCGCGAGAGTTGCTGCTTTCAACTATATTCGATCTCTGCTGCAACAAGGTGCTGGTGGCATTCAGGAAATTGTTCAGAGTTTTGAAAAGGTGATGAAATTATTTTTTAAGCATCTGGATGATCCACATCATAAGGTTGCACAGTCGGCACTTTTAACTCTTTCGGATATCATCCCCTCCTGTCGAAAACCCTTTGAAAGTTACATGGAAAGGATTTTGCCCCATGTGTTCTCTCGTTTAATTGATCCAAAGGAATTGGTGAGGCAGCCTTGCTCGACAACATTAGATATTGTGAGTAAAACCTATGGAGTAGATTCTCTGTTGCCTGCTCTTCTTCGTTCCCTGGATGAACAGCGATCGCCTAAAGCAAAATTAGCCGTCATTGAATTTGCAATTAGTTCTTTTAACAAGCATTCAGTTACCCCCGAGGGTGCTGCTAATTATGGAATATTAAACTTATGGCTTGCCAAGCTGACACCATTGGTTCATGACAAAAATAACAAACTGAAAGAAAACGCTATCTCATGTTTTATATCTGTGTATACCCACTATGATCCAGCCAATGTACTGAACTTCATTCTTAGCTTATCGGTTGAAGAGCAAAATTCCTTGAGGCGAGCACTTAAGCAGTATACACCTCGTATAGAAGTAGACCTGATGAACTTTTTGCAAAGCAAGAAAGAGCGACAGCGTTCTAAATCTTCGTACGATCCATCTGACATAGTGGGAACATCCTCTGAAGAGGGATATTCTGGATTGTCGAAGAAAACTTCCTATTTTGGTAGGTCCTCTGGTAATCCCCTTGACTGTGATGGAGGTAGGAAGTGGAATTCAATGACGGAGTCTACACAAGTCAATCATTGGAGCAATCAGGCTTCTGTTGATGAAACTCCAGAACTGCGGCATGAAAGTTTAGACAGCGGTTCCAGAAACGAGATTGTGAGCTCAAGAGTCAAAGATATAAAGTATCAAGGGAATCACACTAGTGAAAGTCTAGGATCATGGAACAGCCGATTTGAATGTGCTGACACTAATGAACACTTAAAGGTCTTGTCTACTCCCCGTCTGGATACCAATAGACTTAGGAGTTCTGAAAACATTGAAGCAAATGCAAGTTTTCAGCCAGAAAATGGTGCGTCAAATGAGTTATTTACAGAGTCTTCGAATTCTCAAGCCTTGATCATTACTCCTGTTTCAGAAACTGGTCCAAGCATTCCTACAATTCTGCACTTG ATTAGCAGTGGAAGTGAAGGAAGCCCCACTAGAAGCAAGCATGCAGCACTTCGTCAGTTGATTGAAGTATCTGTGTCTAATGATCCGTCTGTGTGGAGCAAG TACTTCAATCAGATTTTGACTGCTGTACTTGAGGTGTTGGATGATTCTGATACATCCGTTAGAGAACTTTCTCTGCAACTAATTGCTGAAATGCTGAAATTTCAG AAAGATGCAATTGAAGATTCTATGGAAATTGTAATTGAAAAGCTTCTTCATGGATCAAAGGATACTTCTCCCAGG GTTGCAAACGAAGCAGAAAACTGTTTGACGACGTTGTTGGCCCAGTATGATCCATTTAGATGCCTAAGT GTAATTGTTCCCCTTTTAATAACGGAAGATGAGAAGACTCTTGTTACTTCCATAAATTGTCTAACAAAG CTTGTGGGAAGGTTGTCGCAAGAGGAATTATTGGCACAGCTGCCATCATTCCTGCCAGCTCTATTTGATGCATTTGGGAGCCAAAGTGCTGATGTTCGAAAg ACTGTTGTATTCTGTCTTGTGGACATCTATATTATGCTTGGGAAGACATTTTTGCCGTATTTGGAGGGACTAAACAGCACCCAATTACGTTTGGTAACTATTTACGCTAACCGGATATCACAAGCTCGAACGGGAACTCCTATAGATGCTACCCAATGA